The Polyangium aurulentum genomic interval GGGGCGGTGGTGTACGTGGGGGTCATTGTGAAATCGGGGGGTTTGGGGGCACAGCCCGATTCATCGGGCGGAGCCCCCATCGCCGAGCGACGGACGAAGGCCGCGCGCGGGTGAGATTTGCTCCCAGGCGTGCGCCAGCGCAAACAGGCGCGACTCTTCGAGGGGCGGGGCGACCAGGTGGAGACCGACGGGCAGGCTCGGCGTGCCGTCTCTGGGCGCGGTGGGGGCGCAAGGGACGCTCAGGGCGGGCACGCCGGCGAGGCTCGCGGGGAGCGTGTAGATGTCGGCGAGGTACATGGCGAGCGGGTCCTCGGTGCGCTCGCCGAGCCGGAAGGCCGTGGTGGGTGAGACCGGGGTCGCGATGACGTCGACCTCTTTGAAGGCCTCCTCGAAGTCGCGGCGGATGAGCGTGCGGACGCGCTGGGCGCGCAGGTAATACGCGTCGTAATAGCCGGCGCAAAGGACGTAGGTGCCGAGCATGATGCGGCGCTTCACCTCGCGGCCGAAGCCCTGGGCGCGCGTCCTCGCGTAGAGCGCGCCGAGGTCGGGTGCGTCCTTCGCGCGCAGGCCATAGCGGACCCCGTCGTAGCGGGCGAGGTTCGAGGAGGCCTCGGCCGTCGCGATGATGTAATAGGTCGCCACGGCATAGCGGGTATGCGGCAGGCGCACCGGGCGCAATTCGCAGCCGAGCCCCTCGATCCCGCGCAGGGCCGCGCGCACGCTCGCCTCGACCTCGGGATCGAGGCCCTTGGCGAAATACTCTTCGGGGACGCCGACGCGCAGGCCCTTGACGTCGCGGCCGCAGGCGGCCTCGTAATCGTCGACGGGGGCGGCGAGGCTCGTCGCGTCGTGCGGGTCTCGGCCGGCAATGACGCGGAGAATGCGCGCGGCGCCGCGCACGTCGGAGGCGAAGGGGCCGACCTGGTCGAGGCTCGAGGCGAACGCGAACAGCCCGAAGCGCGAGACGCGCCCATAGGTGGGTTTGACGCCCACGGTGCCCGTGAGCGCGGCGGGCTGGCGGATCGAGCCGCCGGTATCGGACCCGAGCGCGCCGTGGGCGAGGCCTGCGGCGACGGCCACGGCGCTGCCGCCCGAGGAGCCGCCCGGCGTGCGCGTGAGATCCCACGGATTTTTGGCCGGGAAAAACGCGCTGTTCTCGTTCGACGAGCCCATGGCGAATTCGTCCATGTTCGTCTTGCCCACGAGCAGCGCATCGGCATTGCGCACGCGCGCGACCACCGTGGCGTCGTAAGGCGGGCGGAAGCCGTGGGCCGGATCGGCGCCGTCGCGGGTGAGGATGCGCGAGGCGGCCGTGGTCGGCACGTCCCGCGTGGCGAGCGCGTCCTTGATGGCGATCGGCACGCCCGCGAGGGGGCCGAGCGTCTCGCCGCGGGCGCGTTTTTCGTCAATGGCGCGGGCGGCGGCGAGGGTCTCGTCGCGCTGGACCGTGAGATAGGCGCCGAGAGCGGCGTTCCGCGCTGCGATGCGGTCGAGAAGAAGGGACGCGACGAGCTCGGCTTTGACCTCGCCGCGGGCGACGAGGCCGGCGAGGTCGGCCATGGAGCGGTCGAGGAGGGAGGCGTTCTCGCTCATCGGTCATCCCTCGTCGACGAAGGCGGGCACCTCGAAGCCGTCCTCGGAGACGCGGGGCGCCTCGCGCAGGGCGAGCTCGTGCGGCAGGCTCTCGTGGGGCGCGTCGGGCCGCAGTGGCAGGCGCTCGAGCAGGACGCTCGACGTCGGCGCGACCCCGGACACGTCGAGCTCCTCGAGCTGGCGGACGTAGGCGAGGATGCTGGCGAGATCGGTGGTGAGGCGCTGGATCTCGTCGTCCGGGAGGTCGAGGTGGGCGAGGCGCGCGATGGAGCGGACCTCGGCCTCGTCGATGGGGCGCGCGGCGGGGGGATCGGAGGGCATGGGCGGTGCGGGGTGTAGCACATTCGCGCGCCCGCTCCCGCGCCCGTTTCCGCCCGGCGCGCGCCTCGTCGCCTCAGTGCACCGCGTACCGCGGGGAGAGGCGCTTGGTCGAGCGCGGGCCCGAGTCCGGCGGCGCTTCGAGGCGCGGCGAGCGCTTGCGCTTGCGGGCCTGGTTTCCAAACACCACGTCGAGCAGGCGGTCGAACGGGTAGGGCTTCAAGAGCACCTCGGTGAGCTCGTCGACGGCCGTGCGCGGCATGCTCGTGCAGATGACGACCCGCTTCGGCACGCATCCGCGCTCTTTCATGACGCGCAGGATGGCCATACACCGCGGCGAGCTGTCGGAGAGATCGAGCACCGCGACGTCGAACTTCCTGCGCTCGAGCCACGCGACGGCCTCCTCGACGGTGCCGACCGTGGTGACGATCGCGCCGCGGTTGCGGAGCAGCATCGCCGTCGCGGCGCGCAGCATGGGTTCTTCATCGAAGACAAGGATCGAAGGCACGTTGGTCATGGGCCCCCCCAAGGCAGCGCAAGCGGTGCTCTGGACCGACTGCCTGCACTGGCCGATGACCATCGCAATCCACATGCCGGACCTGAAATAACCCGTCTAGCGGCGTCGCCGGGATTACGACGACTCGCCAGAGGGGGGATTCCCTGACCATTTTCCGTTCGGACGAGGGGTGGAAGTCCGCTCGGGGCGTGCGGGGCGCGCCTTCATGCGCGGCCGCGCCTGTGCAGGTGCGCGGTTTCTACCCAGCCCAGGCTGCACGGATCCCATTCGTTCGGCGCGCCCTGAG includes:
- the gatA gene encoding Asp-tRNA(Asn)/Glu-tRNA(Gln) amidotransferase subunit GatA, with product MSENASLLDRSMADLAGLVARGEVKAELVASLLLDRIAARNAALGAYLTVQRDETLAAARAIDEKRARGETLGPLAGVPIAIKDALATRDVPTTAASRILTRDGADPAHGFRPPYDATVVARVRNADALLVGKTNMDEFAMGSSNENSAFFPAKNPWDLTRTPGGSSGGSAVAVAAGLAHGALGSDTGGSIRQPAALTGTVGVKPTYGRVSRFGLFAFASSLDQVGPFASDVRGAARILRVIAGRDPHDATSLAAPVDDYEAACGRDVKGLRVGVPEEYFAKGLDPEVEASVRAALRGIEGLGCELRPVRLPHTRYAVATYYIIATAEASSNLARYDGVRYGLRAKDAPDLGALYARTRAQGFGREVKRRIMLGTYVLCAGYYDAYYLRAQRVRTLIRRDFEEAFKEVDVIATPVSPTTAFRLGERTEDPLAMYLADIYTLPASLAGVPALSVPCAPTAPRDGTPSLPVGLHLVAPPLEESRLFALAHAWEQISPARGLRPSLGDGGSAR
- the gatC gene encoding Asp-tRNA(Asn)/Glu-tRNA(Gln) amidotransferase subunit GatC, with amino-acid sequence MPSDPPAARPIDEAEVRSIARLAHLDLPDDEIQRLTTDLASILAYVRQLEELDVSGVAPTSSVLLERLPLRPDAPHESLPHELALREAPRVSEDGFEVPAFVDEG
- a CDS encoding response regulator, whose amino-acid sequence is MTNVPSILVFDEEPMLRAATAMLLRNRGAIVTTVGTVEEAVAWLERRKFDVAVLDLSDSSPRCMAILRVMKERGCVPKRVVICTSMPRTAVDELTEVLLKPYPFDRLLDVVFGNQARKRKRSPRLEAPPDSGPRSTKRLSPRYAVH